In one window of Skermanella rosea DNA:
- a CDS encoding CAP domain-containing protein, with the protein MTEPTALDQYLIELINRARLDPTAEAARLGIDINQGLSEGQISTVPKQPLAFDPELTEAARGHAEWMLDRDVFSHTGADGSSPGMRMADAGYEFTGNWRWGENISWRGSIGQAEDPVESVDRQNDALFLSPGHRENILQDDFREIGTATITGEFQGYDTLMVAENFGKTGDDLFLTGVAYDDLDGNDFYTPGEGRGGINVSATLMGSAEPITLTDLTGTAGGYEIAAQPGTYAVTFSGGGLSSPVVQTVEIGSENVKLDLIDPDTATPVPGSEVAGASGMDSLASLIDYVVAETQGLDFNDLFDHVRTGEPLPDAWVDTLRDGSQVLRTVDVDAIADELSGYVDLAGLPDLQTVDGGQWI; encoded by the coding sequence ATGACCGAGCCGACCGCGCTCGATCAATACCTGATCGAATTGATCAACCGGGCACGACTGGATCCGACCGCGGAAGCCGCGCGCCTGGGCATCGACATCAACCAGGGGCTTTCCGAGGGACAGATCAGCACGGTACCCAAGCAGCCGCTCGCCTTCGATCCTGAACTGACCGAAGCGGCGCGCGGGCACGCGGAGTGGATGCTGGACAGGGACGTGTTCTCGCACACGGGCGCCGATGGCAGCAGTCCCGGCATGCGCATGGCCGACGCCGGCTACGAGTTCACCGGCAACTGGCGCTGGGGTGAGAACATTTCGTGGCGGGGCTCCATCGGACAGGCAGAGGACCCGGTCGAGTCGGTGGACCGGCAGAACGACGCGCTGTTTCTGAGCCCAGGCCATCGCGAGAACATCCTTCAGGATGATTTCCGCGAGATCGGCACCGCCACCATCACCGGTGAGTTCCAGGGCTACGACACCCTGATGGTCGCCGAGAACTTCGGAAAGACCGGAGACGACCTGTTCCTGACCGGCGTCGCCTATGACGACCTGGACGGGAACGATTTCTACACGCCGGGAGAGGGAAGGGGCGGCATCAATGTTAGCGCGACCCTGATGGGATCGGCCGAGCCGATCACCCTGACGGATCTCACCGGCACGGCCGGCGGCTACGAGATCGCGGCCCAGCCCGGAACCTACGCGGTGACGTTCTCCGGGGGCGGGCTGTCATCCCCGGTCGTGCAGACAGTGGAAATCGGGAGCGAGAACGTGAAGCTCGACCTGATCGATCCGGATACCGCGACACCCGTCCCGGGCAGCGAAGTGGCCGGGGCGTCCGGCATGGACTCGCTTGCCTCGCTGATCGACTACGTGGTGGCCGAGACCCAGGGCCTCGACTTCAACGACCTGTTCGACCATGTCCGGACCGGCGAACCCTTGCCGGATGCCTGGGTGGACACGCTGCGCGACGGCAGCCAGGTGCTGCGGACGGTCGATGTCGATGCGATCGCCGACGAACTGTCGGGCTACGTCGACCTCGCCGGCCTGCCCGATCTTCAGACCGTCGACGGCGGCCAGTGGATCTGA
- the ptsP gene encoding phosphoenolpyruvate--protein phosphotransferase produces MKTDRNSSKPPEPPDNRIPGTSPVVHASPERMLRGLGVSSGIAVGPAYVVDSGTLQVPEYQIAEDQVEAERARFVEATGKSCRQIRKLKEKASLLPESAAEDVGFLLDAHLAMLSNSRLTRGVERRISNDRINAEGAVQAEIAALAHSFAEMNDTYISARIADVREVGARLIRVLMQRKFQAFSQVPEGSIIIAEELTPADTALMDPRRIGGFATVLGGAEGHTAIMARSLGLPAVLGVAGLMHGVRTGDRVVVDGISGRVFVNPGSATLNGFQSRQQDLAREREALKRLRDLPAVTRDGTSIVLNANIEMPRDVEGAMNCGAAGVGLLRTEFLYMNRDDLPDEEEQYESLKGIVEGMQGRTVTARTLDVGGEKLATSLGGHFADCANPALGLRAIRLSLREPKLLETQLAAMLRAGAHGPIRILLPMICTVSEVRKVREILIRVANRLKRRGVRIADPLPPLGVMIEIPGAALSADALATTCDFFAIGTNDLTQYTLAIDRGDEQVAHLYDPLHPAVLRLIQFSTEAALRARIPVSVCGEIAGDPRYAALLLGFGIRELSMSPGSLLAVKRRIRALDLVEATRRARVIMEQSDAGRIAILLDDFNALA; encoded by the coding sequence ATGAAGACTGACCGGAATTCCTCCAAGCCGCCGGAACCGCCGGATAACAGGATCCCCGGAACCTCCCCCGTCGTGCATGCGTCGCCCGAACGGATGCTGCGCGGCCTGGGCGTCTCCTCCGGCATCGCCGTCGGTCCGGCCTACGTGGTCGACAGCGGAACGCTCCAGGTGCCCGAATACCAGATCGCCGAGGACCAGGTGGAGGCGGAGCGGGCACGGTTCGTCGAAGCCACCGGCAAGTCCTGCCGGCAGATCCGGAAGCTGAAGGAGAAGGCGTCGCTTCTGCCGGAGTCGGCGGCGGAGGACGTGGGATTCCTGCTCGACGCCCATCTGGCCATGCTCTCCAACTCCCGCCTGACGCGCGGCGTGGAACGCCGGATATCGAACGACCGGATCAACGCGGAAGGTGCCGTCCAGGCGGAGATCGCCGCCCTGGCGCACAGCTTCGCGGAGATGAACGACACCTATATCTCCGCGCGCATCGCGGACGTGCGCGAGGTCGGCGCCCGGCTGATCCGGGTGCTGATGCAGCGCAAGTTCCAGGCGTTCTCACAGGTTCCCGAAGGCAGCATCATCATCGCGGAGGAACTGACCCCCGCCGACACCGCCCTGATGGACCCGCGCCGGATCGGCGGCTTCGCGACCGTGCTGGGCGGGGCCGAGGGCCATACCGCGATCATGGCGCGGTCGCTCGGCCTGCCCGCGGTGCTGGGCGTCGCCGGACTGATGCATGGGGTTCGCACCGGCGACCGGGTGGTGGTGGACGGCATCTCCGGCCGGGTGTTCGTCAATCCGGGTTCGGCGACCCTGAACGGTTTCCAGTCGCGCCAGCAGGATTTGGCAAGGGAACGGGAGGCCTTGAAGCGCCTGCGCGACCTGCCGGCGGTGACCCGCGACGGCACGTCGATCGTGCTGAACGCGAACATCGAGATGCCGCGCGACGTCGAAGGCGCCATGAACTGCGGTGCCGCCGGCGTCGGCCTGCTGCGGACCGAGTTCCTCTACATGAACCGGGACGACCTGCCGGACGAGGAGGAGCAGTACGAAAGCCTGAAGGGCATCGTCGAGGGCATGCAGGGCCGCACCGTGACCGCGCGCACCCTGGACGTCGGGGGCGAGAAGCTGGCGACCTCGCTGGGCGGCCACTTCGCGGACTGCGCCAACCCGGCGCTGGGGCTGCGTGCCATCCGGCTGTCCCTGCGGGAACCGAAGCTGCTGGAGACCCAGCTCGCGGCGATGCTACGGGCGGGCGCCCACGGCCCCATCCGCATCCTGCTGCCGATGATCTGCACCGTCTCGGAGGTGCGGAAGGTTCGCGAGATCCTGATCCGCGTCGCCAACCGGCTGAAGCGGCGCGGCGTGCGCATCGCCGATCCGCTGCCGCCGCTGGGCGTGATGATCGAGATCCCGGGCGCCGCCCTGTCGGCCGACGCGCTGGCGACGACCTGCGATTTCTTCGCGATCGGGACCAACGACCTGACCCAGTACACCCTGGCGATCGACCGCGGCGACGAGCAGGTGGCCCACCTCTACGATCCGCTCCACCCCGCGGTGCTGCGCCTGATCCAGTTCTCGACCGAAGCGGCGCTGCGGGCGCGCATTCCCGTCAGCGTATGCGGCGAGATCGCGGGCGATCCCCGCTATGCCGCCCTGCTCCTGGGCTTCGGCATCCGCGAACTGTCGATGTCGCCCGGATCGCTGCTCGCGGTCAAACGCCGGATCCGGGCGCTTGACCTGGTGGAGGCGACCCGCCGGGCCAGGGTCATCATGGAGCAGAGCGACGCGGGCCGGATCGCGATCCTGCTCGACGATTTCAACGCGCTGGCGTGA
- the ahcY gene encoding adenosylhomocysteinase, translating into MAVASGFTDYKVKDIELAGWGRKEIAIAETEMPGLMALREEFGDSKPLKGARIVGCLHMTIQTAVLIETLTHLGATVRWSSCNIFSTQDQAAAAIAAVGIPVFAWKGETEEEFWWCIEQTLRGPDGWTPNMILDDGGDVTQIMHEKYPEMLDDVRGLSEETTTGVHRLYDMVKAGTLKVPAINVNDSVTKSKFDNLYGCRESLVDGIKRATDVMMAGKVAVVCGYGDVGKGSAASLRSQGARVLVTEIDPINALQAAMEGYQVTTMDDAAPVGDIFVTATGNVDVITQDHMRQMKDRAIVCNIGHFDSEIQIDSLRNYTWEEVKPQVDEVVFPDGKRLIVLAKGRLVNLGCATGHPSFVMSASFTNQVLAQIELWQNHAKYERKVYVLPKHLDEKVARLHLGKIGVKLTELTEKQSAYIGVPAAGPYKPDHYRY; encoded by the coding sequence ATGGCCGTCGCCAGTGGTTTCACTGATTACAAGGTCAAGGACATCGAGCTCGCCGGCTGGGGCCGCAAGGAAATCGCGATCGCCGAGACCGAGATGCCCGGCCTGATGGCTCTGCGCGAGGAATTCGGCGACTCCAAGCCGCTCAAGGGCGCGCGGATCGTCGGCTGCCTGCACATGACGATCCAGACCGCCGTGCTGATCGAGACGCTGACCCACCTGGGCGCGACCGTCCGCTGGTCCTCGTGCAACATCTTCTCGACCCAGGACCAAGCCGCAGCCGCCATCGCCGCCGTTGGCATTCCCGTGTTCGCCTGGAAGGGCGAGACGGAGGAGGAGTTCTGGTGGTGCATCGAGCAGACCCTGCGCGGTCCCGACGGCTGGACGCCGAACATGATCCTGGACGATGGCGGCGACGTCACCCAGATCATGCACGAGAAGTATCCGGAGATGCTGGACGACGTCCGCGGCCTGTCGGAAGAGACGACCACCGGCGTCCACCGCCTCTACGACATGGTCAAGGCCGGCACGCTGAAGGTGCCCGCGATCAACGTCAATGACAGCGTCACCAAGTCGAAGTTCGACAATCTGTACGGCTGCCGCGAGAGCTTGGTGGACGGCATCAAGCGCGCCACCGACGTGATGATGGCCGGCAAGGTCGCGGTGGTCTGCGGCTACGGCGACGTGGGCAAGGGATCGGCCGCCTCGCTGCGCAGCCAGGGTGCCCGCGTCCTGGTCACCGAGATCGATCCGATCAACGCGCTCCAGGCCGCCATGGAAGGCTATCAGGTCACCACCATGGACGACGCCGCCCCGGTGGGCGACATCTTCGTGACGGCGACCGGCAACGTGGACGTGATCACCCAGGATCACATGCGCCAGATGAAGGACCGGGCGATCGTCTGCAACATCGGCCACTTCGACAGCGAGATCCAGATCGACTCCCTGCGCAACTACACCTGGGAAGAGGTGAAGCCGCAGGTCGACGAGGTGGTGTTCCCCGACGGCAAGCGGCTGATCGTCCTGGCCAAGGGCCGGCTGGTCAACCTCGGCTGCGCCACGGGCCACCCCAGCTTCGTGATGTCCGCCAGCTTCACCAACCAAGTGCTGGCCCAGATCGAGCTGTGGCAGAACCACGCCAAGTACGAGCGCAAGGTCTATGTGCTGCCCAAGCACCTGGACGAGAAGGTCGCCCGTCTGCACCTCGGCAAGATCGGCGTGAAGCTGACCGAGCTGACCGAGAAGCAGTCGGCCTATATCGGCGTCCCGGCCGCAGGCCCGTACAAGCCCGACCACTACCGGTACTGA
- a CDS encoding heme-dependent oxidative N-demethylase family protein, producing the protein MTAESVPDYLPFAEGPFRMAMGLMALKPADWIEIDGNYASEIALRDRLLAERRDDVLAMRLEATEACREVLDQLAGFLPERFPEHFQRTGPELLNHVTGDRWLVEGELSDPLEIAGRLVQEDLCILQDVEGELRLTAGVLCFPNRWRLADKLGLPMLGIHAPVPAYAERLGRPVDRFLGLMTPDRPVWRLNWSLTDDPTLFQPVGHGRRDTDPSITAENAGARVFLRVERQTLRRLPRTGAVLFTIRTYQRPVEALAGRPQETARLAAAVRALPDDTARYKSITPFRSALLACLDRMVDASASGSAQRL; encoded by the coding sequence ATGACCGCGGAAAGCGTTCCCGACTACCTGCCGTTCGCCGAGGGGCCGTTCCGCATGGCGATGGGCCTGATGGCCCTGAAACCGGCTGACTGGATCGAGATCGACGGCAACTATGCCTCGGAAATCGCCCTGCGCGACCGCCTCCTGGCCGAGCGGCGCGACGACGTCCTGGCGATGCGGCTGGAGGCGACCGAGGCCTGCCGCGAGGTGCTGGACCAGCTCGCCGGATTCCTGCCTGAGCGGTTTCCCGAACATTTCCAGCGAACCGGCCCGGAACTGCTGAACCACGTCACCGGCGATCGCTGGCTGGTCGAGGGCGAACTGTCCGACCCGCTGGAGATCGCCGGACGCCTGGTGCAGGAGGATCTCTGCATCCTTCAGGACGTGGAAGGCGAACTCCGCTTGACCGCGGGTGTCCTGTGCTTCCCGAACCGCTGGAGGCTTGCCGACAAGCTGGGCCTGCCCATGCTGGGCATCCATGCCCCGGTACCGGCCTATGCCGAGCGCCTGGGCAGGCCGGTGGACCGGTTCCTCGGGCTGATGACGCCGGATCGTCCGGTCTGGCGGCTGAACTGGTCGCTGACGGATGATCCGACGCTGTTCCAGCCGGTGGGGCACGGACGGCGCGACACAGACCCGAGCATCACCGCGGAGAATGCCGGGGCGCGCGTCTTCCTGCGCGTCGAACGGCAGACCCTGCGGCGGCTGCCCCGGACAGGCGCCGTCCTCTTCACGATCCGGACCTATCAGCGGCCGGTCGAGGCTTTGGCCGGCCGGCCGCAGGAGACCGCCCGACTGGCCGCCGCGGTCCGCGCCTTGCCCGACGACACCGCGCGTTACAAGAGCATCACGCCGTTCCGGTCGGCTTTGCTGGCCTGTCTGGATCGTATGGTCGATGCGTCCGCCAGTGGTTCGGCACAGCGGCTTTGA